The window AGAACGAGAAAAGTGGCGTGAACTTGCAAATAGTTGGTGTACAAAAGAAGAAGGCATCATCATCCGCACAAACGCAGAAGGGAAAGCTGTAAGCTTAATCGAAAAAGAGCTTACGGATTTGCAACAGCAATATATTGATTTGCAAAAGAAATCACAAAATAGGAAGGCTCCTTCCTTACTCTTTGAAGACAACGACTTTATCGGTAAAACAATAAAGGATATTGGAATAGAAGAAATCCATAAAATCTACATAGATGATTCAACGACGTTTCAGTTTTTGAAAAATCACAATGCTCCTGTACATTTTTACAATGGAAAAGAAAATATATTTTCTCATTATGGGATTGAACAGGAAATAGAGAAAGTAAGGAAGAAAATTGTATGGCTACCAAGCGGGGGCTATATAATTATTGAACATACCGAAGCAATGACGGTTATTGATGTTAATAGTGGAAAGTACACAGGGAAAACTAACTTTCAAGAAACGGCAACGCTCATTAACAAAGAAGCGGCAACTGAAATAGCAAGACAACTGAGAGTAAGAGATATTGGCGGCATTATTATCATTGATTTCATTGAAATGAAAAGCGACAAAGATAGAAACGTAGTCCTTTCTACTTTTAAAGAAGAAACGAAAAAAGATAAAGCAATCGTCGTACCAGTTGGATTTACCGAACTTGACTTACTGCAAATAACAAGAAAAAAAAGAAGAGAGCCATTAACTAACTTACTCAAGCAATCGTGTGAAGCGTGCCATGGTGCTGGGAGAGTTCTTTCTGCAGAAACAGTTGCTTATCAATTAGAAAGGGAGCTTTCAAGCGTTTCTACTGACATAGAGGCGGTGATAGTTGAAACAACTAGTAACGTTAAAAGATATCTTCAAACTTTAAGTAACGTACAAGTTGAAGTATTTTATATAGTAAAAGAAGGGGCTCCTTTTTTTGAATTAAGATTTTTAGGGTCTGTTTTAGATGCGAAAGAACGATTGAAAACGCTAAAAGTATATTGACATTGCGATTCTCGCTATGCTAAGATATACTTTGTTAGTTTGTAGCGCACCCGTGCTACAACCGCACAGTCCAGGTACATATAAGGATGAACTAGATTCATACACCTGATGCTGGCGAGTCTTAGTCTAATGAGGAGGTGCAGAGAATGTACGCAATTATCGAAACTGGTGGTAAACAAATCAAAGTTGAAGAAGGTCAAATGATCTACATCGAGAAACTTGATGCAACTGAAGGTGACACTGTAACGTTTGACAAAGTTCTTTTCGTAGGTGGCGAAACTGTTAAAGTTGGTAGCCCTGTTGTAGAAGGTGCTTCTGTAACAGCTAAAGTTGAAAAACAAGGTCGTGCGAAAAAGCTAACTGTATTCAAATACAAAGCTAAAAAGAACTACCGTAAAAAGCAAGGTCATCGTCAACCTTACACTAAAGTAACTGTTGAAAAAATCAACGCTTAATTTGGTATAACAGATGATAAAAGTAAAGATTAAACGAAACGACTTTAATAAAATCGAATCGTTTACAATCAGTGGACATGCTAACTTTGCCAAAAAAGGGTCCGACATTGTATGTGCTGGAGTTTCCGCTGTTTCATTCGGAACAGTCAATTCTATTATAGCGCTATGTGGCGTTACTCCTCATATTGAGCAAGGAGCAGACGGTTTTCTTCGCTGTTCGATTCCATCTAATTTAGAAGAATCAACAAAAGAAAAAATTCAATTGCTTTTAGAAGGCATGGTCGTGTCTCTAGAGACAATTGAACGTGATTATAAAAAATATATAACCATTTCTAACTAGGAGGTGGATCTCAATGTTAAGATTAGATCTTCAGTTCTTTGCT is drawn from Bacillus alkalisoli and contains these coding sequences:
- a CDS encoding Rne/Rng family ribonuclease, encoding MKELWMNIKGTEKRIVLKEDGKLTELFFSRPTYKQIEGNIYLGRVLNVLPGMQAAFVDIGEGQPGFIHRDHLSSYQASFTPKAEKEKTSISKWVHQGEAIIVQVLKEGDGNKGPKLTGIIEFTSEHVIYQPHGRFKSVSKKMKKEEREKWRELANSWCTKEEGIIIRTNAEGKAVSLIEKELTDLQQQYIDLQKKSQNRKAPSLLFEDNDFIGKTIKDIGIEEIHKIYIDDSTTFQFLKNHNAPVHFYNGKENIFSHYGIEQEIEKVRKKIVWLPSGGYIIIEHTEAMTVIDVNSGKYTGKTNFQETATLINKEAATEIARQLRVRDIGGIIIIDFIEMKSDKDRNVVLSTFKEETKKDKAIVVPVGFTELDLLQITRKKRREPLTNLLKQSCEACHGAGRVLSAETVAYQLERELSSVSTDIEAVIVETTSNVKRYLQTLSNVQVEVFYIVKEGAPFFELRFLGSVLDAKERLKTLKVY
- the rplU gene encoding 50S ribosomal protein L21 — protein: MYAIIETGGKQIKVEEGQMIYIEKLDATEGDTVTFDKVLFVGGETVKVGSPVVEGASVTAKVEKQGRAKKLTVFKYKAKKNYRKKQGHRQPYTKVTVEKINA
- a CDS encoding ribosomal-processing cysteine protease Prp, which produces MIKVKIKRNDFNKIESFTISGHANFAKKGSDIVCAGVSAVSFGTVNSIIALCGVTPHIEQGADGFLRCSIPSNLEESTKEKIQLLLEGMVVSLETIERDYKKYITISN